A DNA window from Thermococcus sp. 4557 contains the following coding sequences:
- a CDS encoding FGGY family carbohydrate kinase — MNYYLILDVGTTNVKAYAFSEEGEKLLEKSMRTRPVYPEPGWAELDPEELIETVRRLIDGVTSSLGMPGGMAITNQRSSTVVWDDEGALHNMITWQDTRTRDIVEAFSRNFLVRFGRAIGKVFYGLSRIVPGIASLPKGAYIITLAHVGFGTSHSSMHLRWLMDNVLEVRRALERGEAKFGTMDSWIAWNLTGKHVTDYTNASATGLFDPFYLKWSDNIMGIVGIPKKILPALQPNDLPVGETDYGVPLLTMVADQQAALYRAGVEPGSAKMTHGTGTFVDLNVGEKPKPASPGLYPMVALKTREKTLYLLEGIINASGSAVDWLLKVGLVEDYSEISGAFKDPALPRVLFIPAFAGLSTPYLRPDFRGALLNLSFSVRKEDIIKALIAGIAMRVAEVIAAMESGTRVEIGSLTSDGGASQIDPLLQLIADFSGKRIVRPVELNGSAQGTFMIARAVAEGRDVLSAWEKPMVERVFEPSGEKHEDFRRLWEEFMGRLL, encoded by the coding sequence ATGAATTACTACCTCATCCTCGACGTTGGGACGACGAACGTTAAGGCCTACGCTTTTTCTGAGGAGGGGGAGAAGCTCCTGGAGAAGAGCATGAGAACGCGGCCCGTTTATCCAGAACCTGGCTGGGCCGAACTCGACCCCGAAGAGCTCATTGAAACGGTCAGGCGGCTCATAGACGGGGTTACTTCTTCCCTTGGGATGCCAGGGGGAATGGCCATCACCAACCAGCGGAGCTCCACCGTCGTGTGGGACGACGAAGGAGCGCTCCACAACATGATAACCTGGCAGGACACGAGGACCAGAGATATCGTGGAGGCCTTTTCCCGCAACTTCCTCGTTCGCTTTGGTAGGGCTATCGGAAAGGTCTTCTACGGACTCTCCCGCATCGTTCCCGGAATAGCCAGCCTACCAAAGGGAGCCTATATAATCACCCTGGCCCATGTGGGCTTCGGCACTTCCCACTCCTCGATGCACCTACGCTGGCTAATGGACAACGTCCTCGAGGTTCGGAGAGCCCTGGAACGCGGTGAAGCGAAGTTCGGCACGATGGACAGCTGGATAGCGTGGAACCTGACGGGGAAGCACGTGACGGACTACACGAACGCATCCGCGACAGGCCTCTTTGACCCATTCTACCTCAAGTGGAGCGACAACATCATGGGCATCGTGGGAATTCCCAAGAAAATCCTTCCCGCCCTCCAGCCGAACGACCTCCCAGTGGGGGAAACGGACTACGGTGTGCCCCTCCTCACGATGGTGGCGGATCAGCAGGCGGCCCTTTACCGTGCGGGCGTTGAGCCGGGGAGCGCGAAGATGACCCACGGAACAGGGACCTTCGTCGATCTGAACGTTGGAGAGAAACCCAAACCCGCATCGCCTGGCCTCTACCCAATGGTCGCCCTTAAAACCCGGGAAAAGACGCTCTACCTCCTTGAGGGAATAATAAACGCCTCCGGTTCGGCCGTTGACTGGCTGCTGAAAGTGGGGCTCGTCGAGGACTACTCCGAGATCAGCGGTGCGTTTAAAGACCCCGCCCTTCCAAGGGTGCTTTTCATACCTGCCTTCGCCGGCCTCTCGACGCCCTATCTGAGGCCTGACTTCAGGGGAGCGCTCCTCAACCTGTCGTTCAGCGTAAGGAAGGAAGACATCATCAAGGCGCTCATAGCGGGGATAGCGATGAGGGTCGCGGAGGTTATAGCCGCCATGGAATCGGGAACCCGGGTTGAGATTGGCTCCCTGACCTCCGACGGGGGTGCTTCGCAGATCGACCCGCTCCTGCAGCTGATAGCCGACTTCAGCGGGAAGAGAATAGTCCGACCGGTGGAGCTCAACGGCTCCGCGCAGGGAACCTTCATGATAGCACGGGCGGTTGCGGAGGGAAGGGACGTTCTGAGCGCGTGGGAGAAACCTATGGTGGAGAGGGTCTTCGAACCGAGCGGGGAGAAACACGAGGACTTCAGAAGGCTGTGGGAGGAGTTCATGGGAAGGCTGCTTTGA
- a CDS encoding ATP-binding protein, which yields MLEVQNPWWIGEPDRDWELFEKLTYRIRPKWLDGLSLEPFSVNFVVGPRRVGKTMGIKLLIRELLKKVHTPYAVFYFSCDVLEGYKELLEVLKDYLRLKRRKSVKTAFIFLDEVSLVDDWWRALKFLIDRGELRSDVITVTGSISLTVGRHFETFGGRRGNGRTIEVMPLSFHEYYNLFYDEFFPSKGEEVFENYIETGGYLAYLNGTLKVEELVGFLKADLKALDRSTDLARDVMGAILDKAPSPTSFNAIAKVVGISPHTTRDYVELFEAFHVLLQVLYLGGDGKVYPRKERKLILRDPLIVRAMELWTRRRVDKAVLYEWLVQEHLYRKFGEVYYYRNSYEVDAIAGNLKVEVKSGERRGRYPRDVRVLNGPEVPGFLYHLR from the coding sequence ATGCTTGAGGTACAGAACCCATGGTGGATTGGTGAACCCGACAGGGACTGGGAGCTCTTTGAAAAGCTCACCTACAGAATCAGGCCGAAATGGCTCGACGGGCTCTCATTGGAGCCTTTTTCTGTCAACTTCGTTGTCGGCCCGAGAAGGGTCGGGAAGACCATGGGAATAAAGCTCCTCATTAGGGAACTCCTCAAAAAAGTCCACACTCCCTACGCCGTCTTTTACTTCAGCTGTGACGTGCTTGAGGGCTACAAAGAGCTTTTGGAGGTTCTAAAAGACTATCTAAGGCTGAAGAGACGAAAAAGCGTTAAAACGGCCTTTATATTCCTCGACGAGGTCAGCCTCGTGGATGACTGGTGGCGTGCCTTGAAGTTCCTCATAGACAGAGGCGAGTTGAGGAGCGACGTCATCACGGTGACCGGCTCGATTTCCCTGACGGTAGGCAGGCATTTTGAGACCTTCGGCGGCAGAAGGGGGAACGGAAGAACGATTGAGGTCATGCCGCTGAGTTTTCACGAATACTACAACCTTTTCTACGACGAGTTCTTCCCCTCAAAGGGGGAAGAGGTCTTCGAGAACTACATTGAGACCGGAGGATACTTGGCATACCTGAACGGAACGCTGAAAGTCGAGGAGCTCGTGGGCTTCCTGAAGGCCGACTTGAAAGCTTTAGACCGCTCGACCGACCTTGCGAGGGACGTTATGGGTGCGATACTTGATAAGGCTCCCTCACCCACATCCTTCAACGCGATAGCGAAGGTAGTTGGAATCTCCCCCCACACCACGAGGGATTACGTTGAGCTCTTCGAGGCCTTCCACGTCCTTCTGCAGGTTCTCTACCTCGGCGGCGACGGGAAGGTCTACCCTCGGAAGGAAAGGAAGCTGATTCTCCGCGACCCGCTCATCGTGAGGGCCATGGAGCTATGGACGAGAAGGAGGGTTGATAAAGCGGTTCTCTACGAGTGGCTCGTCCAGGAGCACCTGTACAGGAAGTTCGGGGAGGTTTACTACTACAGGAACTCCTACGAGGTTGATGCAATCGCTGGAAACCTGAAGGTCGAGGTGAAATCGGGGGAGAGAAGGGGGAGGTATCCGAGGGACGTTAGAGTCCTGAATGGCCCGGAGGTTCCGGGGTTCCTCTACCACCTCCGCTGA
- a CDS encoding ATP-binding protein → MTKFVNRNEELKALRERLSSENFELIVIYGRRRVGKTRLVLEAVKDVPHVYYLAIEGDNLRHFQETAERVFPEARYARGSWEALLHTLRGKVIVIDEFPNLIKEDPRVLSEFQRVIDTDLSNSNTKLILLGSSVSIMTEKVLSYKSPLYGRRTGSMKLKPLKFFHLREFFPNASWKELVEVYGMTDGIPFYIAQVRLPFWEWLEGELKNPVSFFRDEVDFLLRYEFTETRTYRRILEAIALGKTTPKEIRDFTGMKHSEITPYLRNLIETGLVVREVPITEKPNSKLGRYYVADNFLAFWFRFVYPNLSLMEEGIFDVNEIRGAYNHYLGPIFEKIARQFLIELNRAEKLPFKFTKVGKWWRKGEEIDLVALNERERKALFVEAKWKELSKREARGILKDLERKAELVGLKDYEKSYGLVAKKVNGKEALSAEGWLVWDLEDFERLISFEGEV, encoded by the coding sequence ATGACCAAGTTCGTAAATAGGAATGAGGAGCTTAAGGCACTGAGAGAACGGCTCTCAAGCGAGAATTTCGAGCTAATCGTCATCTATGGAAGAAGGCGCGTTGGGAAGACCCGTCTTGTCCTCGAAGCAGTGAAAGACGTTCCCCACGTTTACTACTTGGCCATTGAAGGAGATAACCTGAGGCACTTTCAGGAGACCGCAGAGAGGGTTTTTCCAGAGGCGAGATACGCCCGTGGAAGCTGGGAGGCCCTCCTCCACACCCTAAGAGGGAAGGTCATCGTCATTGACGAGTTTCCGAACTTGATAAAAGAAGACCCTAGAGTTCTAAGCGAGTTTCAGAGAGTTATTGATACAGATCTTTCGAATTCAAACACGAAGCTAATTCTCCTTGGCTCTTCGGTGAGCATAATGACCGAGAAGGTTCTCAGCTACAAGAGTCCCCTCTATGGCAGGAGAACTGGTTCAATGAAGCTCAAACCCCTAAAGTTCTTTCACCTAAGAGAATTCTTCCCGAATGCCAGTTGGAAGGAGCTTGTAGAGGTCTACGGCATGACGGACGGGATTCCCTTCTACATAGCTCAGGTCAGGCTTCCCTTCTGGGAGTGGCTTGAGGGGGAGCTGAAGAACCCAGTGAGCTTCTTCCGCGACGAGGTGGATTTCCTGCTGAGGTACGAGTTCACGGAGACGAGGACGTACAGGAGGATACTTGAGGCAATAGCCCTCGGCAAAACGACGCCGAAGGAGATAAGGGACTTCACGGGGATGAAGCACTCGGAGATAACCCCATACCTCAGGAACTTAATCGAGACCGGGTTAGTAGTGAGGGAAGTTCCCATCACGGAAAAACCAAACTCCAAGCTGGGCCGCTACTACGTTGCGGACAACTTTCTCGCCTTCTGGTTCCGCTTTGTTTACCCGAACCTCTCACTCATGGAGGAGGGCATATTTGACGTGAATGAGATACGAGGGGCATATAACCACTACCTTGGCCCAATTTTTGAGAAAATTGCAAGACAGTTCCTAATTGAGCTGAACCGGGCGGAAAAGCTGCCCTTCAAGTTCACAAAGGTTGGAAAATGGTGGAGGAAGGGAGAGGAAATTGACCTCGTGGCTTTGAACGAGCGGGAAAGAAAGGCGCTCTTTGTTGAGGCAAAATGGAAAGAGCTGAGCAAAAGAGAGGCGAGGGGCATTTTAAAAGATCTGGAGAGGAAAGCAGAGCTCGTTGGTTTAAAGGACTACGAGAAGAGCTACGGTCTTGTGGCAAAGAAGGTAAACGGGAAGGAAGCTTTGAGTGCCGAAGGCTGGCTGGTATGGGATTTAGAGGACTTCGAAAGGCTTATTTCTTTTGAGGGTGAAGTTTGA
- the tiaS gene encoding tRNA(Ile2) 2-agmatinylcytidine synthetase TiaS produces the protein MLLHIGIDDTDSPNGMCTTYLGALLYRELSRLAEPIDLPRLIRLNPNIPYKTRGNGAVAITFEVDEKVIPEIKDTVLFYVNQLSDFTHENTNPGVVFFEGDIPEELREFSLRALREHVTIEEAERVAKEVGAEYFKFKVGRGIIGSLAAIGYPLERFTYELLAYREPDNWGTPRKVDSKSVFTADRWSYPFTYDNVDPHKRSVLITPHGKDPVLVGIRGIDRGKVLQTFERVEFGEPVAFYQLFKTNQNTDDHLTYKKIGELKLYDSAVVRGTVVKPYWERGRHVFFELEDETGKIRVAAFEPTKKFRNYVRKLLPGDEIIAAGGVKEHDGVLTLNLEKFYPVKLVPKIEYQKPKCPRCGGTMKSKGDYLKCKRCGYRMPKKLIPVEVPRELERKIYEVPPDARKHLSRPLVLPGGEERVLELL, from the coding sequence ATGCTCCTTCACATCGGAATCGACGACACCGACTCACCCAACGGCATGTGCACCACGTACCTCGGTGCCCTCCTATACCGCGAGCTTTCCCGCCTAGCGGAGCCCATAGACCTTCCCCGCTTGATCAGGCTCAACCCAAATATCCCGTACAAGACCCGCGGCAATGGGGCAGTGGCGATAACCTTTGAAGTCGATGAGAAAGTTATCCCCGAAATCAAAGATACCGTCCTTTTCTACGTAAACCAGCTTTCTGACTTCACTCACGAGAACACTAACCCCGGCGTTGTCTTCTTCGAAGGGGATATTCCAGAAGAGCTCCGCGAGTTCTCGTTGAGGGCTTTGAGGGAGCACGTTACGATCGAGGAGGCTGAAAGGGTCGCAAAGGAAGTTGGGGCAGAGTACTTCAAGTTCAAGGTCGGGAGGGGCATAATAGGCTCCCTCGCGGCGATAGGCTATCCCCTTGAACGCTTCACCTACGAACTGCTGGCTTACAGGGAGCCAGACAATTGGGGAACTCCGAGAAAGGTCGATTCGAAGAGTGTTTTCACCGCCGACCGCTGGAGCTATCCCTTCACCTACGACAATGTTGACCCCCACAAGAGGAGCGTCCTCATAACACCCCACGGCAAGGATCCCGTTCTGGTTGGCATCAGGGGGATTGACAGAGGGAAAGTTCTCCAGACCTTCGAGCGGGTCGAGTTTGGGGAGCCGGTTGCGTTTTACCAGCTATTCAAAACGAACCAGAACACCGACGACCATCTTACATACAAAAAAATCGGTGAGCTGAAGCTATACGACAGCGCGGTGGTTAGGGGAACGGTGGTTAAGCCCTACTGGGAGCGCGGGAGGCACGTGTTCTTTGAGCTTGAGGACGAGACAGGGAAGATACGCGTTGCTGCCTTCGAGCCGACCAAGAAGTTCAGGAACTACGTGAGGAAGCTCCTGCCCGGCGATGAAATCATCGCGGCCGGGGGAGTTAAGGAGCACGATGGCGTTCTGACGCTCAACCTCGAAAAGTTCTACCCGGTAAAGCTCGTCCCCAAAATCGAGTACCAGAAGCCTAAGTGTCCGCGCTGTGGTGGAACGATGAAGAGCAAGGGCGACTACCTGAAATGCAAGCGCTGTGGTTATAGAATGCCGAAGAAGCTCATCCCGGTTGAAGTCCCGCGCGAGCTGGAGAGGAAAATCTACGAAGTGCCGCCCGACGCGAGAAAGCACCTGTCGAGGCCGCTGGTGCTGCCGGGTGGGGAAGAGAGGGTTTTAGAACTCCTGTAA
- a CDS encoding alpha/beta hydrolase-fold protein encodes MVTEGPTRLLVVLLAGMLVLSVGCLNGGGATQTTSEQSNESTTFHTRETTDSPRSTPTSTNSTSTTETPSTEVPEGDNETTSPAAETPNVVTVTFIVSVPDYTPENDAVYIAGDFNGWNPGDENYRLRKRDDGKWEITLAFRRGTKIEFKFTRGSWETVEKGRNGEELPNRAMVLEESGRYEFTVYHWRDYVEEAGVGTHTIVGNVTTFKMFMPQLNRTRRIWVYLPPDYGKSDRRYPVLYMHDGQNLFDRATSFAGEWRVDETLEKLFRERNFSIIVVGIDNGGERRIDEYSPWRNEAYGGGGEGDAYVRFIVETLKPYIDSHYRTLPNETGIMGSSLGGLISIYAGFKYPETFRYVGAMSSAFWFNPEIYDFVRNAPKGPEKIYIDWGTLEGGDPSEMIETNRKMVEALKERGYVEGENLLVIEDEGATHNEYYWSRRFPDAVLWLFGG; translated from the coding sequence GTGGTAACGGAAGGTCCAACCAGACTCCTCGTTGTGCTGCTAGCTGGAATGCTCGTCCTCTCCGTGGGATGTCTCAACGGCGGCGGAGCCACGCAGACGACCTCAGAACAGTCCAACGAAAGCACCACTTTCCATACCCGCGAGACCACCGATTCTCCCCGGAGCACTCCGACGTCAACGAACTCCACTTCAACAACAGAAACACCAAGCACTGAAGTACCCGAGGGGGACAACGAAACGACCTCCCCCGCTGCGGAAACCCCCAATGTGGTCACGGTCACGTTCATCGTCTCGGTTCCCGACTACACGCCGGAAAATGACGCGGTGTATATCGCAGGTGACTTCAACGGCTGGAATCCGGGTGACGAAAACTACAGGCTCAGAAAGCGCGACGACGGGAAGTGGGAGATAACGCTGGCGTTCAGGAGAGGAACCAAGATCGAGTTCAAGTTCACCCGCGGCTCGTGGGAGACCGTTGAGAAGGGCAGAAACGGCGAGGAGCTTCCGAACAGGGCCATGGTGCTGGAGGAAAGCGGGAGGTACGAGTTCACGGTTTACCACTGGCGCGATTACGTGGAGGAAGCCGGAGTCGGCACGCACACGATAGTCGGGAACGTGACGACTTTCAAGATGTTCATGCCCCAGCTCAACAGGACGAGGAGGATATGGGTCTATCTGCCTCCAGACTACGGAAAGAGCGACAGGAGATACCCCGTCCTCTACATGCACGACGGCCAGAACCTCTTTGACCGGGCGACCTCCTTTGCCGGCGAATGGAGGGTGGACGAGACCCTGGAGAAACTCTTCCGGGAGAGAAACTTCTCGATCATAGTTGTCGGCATAGACAATGGCGGCGAGAGGAGGATAGACGAGTACTCGCCGTGGAGGAACGAGGCCTACGGAGGGGGCGGGGAAGGAGACGCCTACGTCCGCTTCATCGTCGAAACGCTTAAGCCCTACATCGACTCCCATTACAGAACCCTCCCGAACGAGACAGGGATAATGGGCTCCTCCCTCGGAGGACTCATCTCGATATACGCCGGCTTCAAATACCCTGAGACCTTCCGCTACGTTGGAGCCATGAGTTCAGCCTTCTGGTTCAACCCGGAGATCTATGACTTCGTGAGGAACGCCCCGAAGGGCCCGGAGAAAATCTACATCGACTGGGGAACCCTCGAGGGGGGCGACCCGAGCGAGATGATAGAGACCAACAGAAAGATGGTGGAGGCACTGAAGGAAAGGGGCTACGTGGAGGGCGAAAACCTTCTCGTCATCGAGGACGAGGGAGCCACACACAACGAGTACTACTGGTCGAGGCGCTTCCCGGATGCGGTGCTCTGGCTCTTCGGCGGTTGA
- a CDS encoding GNAT family N-acetyltransferase: MRPIILRGSLVSIGMLLKDDLRQVWLWYNDRDVRKYLSFPEEIFFYEDELEWYEALRREKKHEKVFAIMENSSRSLVGLVGLHRIDHHNGRAELGYFLAKRHWGHGYASEAVKLALEYAFDWLNLRKVYAHVFETNIASIRVLEKNGFTLAGRWRKHQYVPGEGFVDVLMYERFREQGSIDESPTNSKT, translated from the coding sequence ATGAGGCCGATCATACTCAGGGGGAGTCTCGTGTCGATAGGCATGCTTCTGAAGGACGACCTGCGGCAGGTCTGGCTCTGGTACAACGACCGCGACGTCAGGAAGTACCTCTCGTTCCCGGAGGAGATATTTTTCTACGAGGACGAACTGGAGTGGTACGAGGCTCTGAGGCGGGAGAAGAAGCACGAAAAGGTATTCGCGATCATGGAGAACTCCTCGCGCTCCCTCGTGGGACTTGTGGGGCTGCACAGGATAGACCACCACAACGGCAGGGCGGAGCTGGGATACTTCCTGGCCAAGAGGCACTGGGGCCATGGCTATGCCAGCGAGGCCGTAAAGCTCGCCCTTGAATACGCCTTCGACTGGCTCAACCTGCGGAAGGTCTACGCCCACGTCTTCGAGACAAACATCGCATCGATAAGGGTCCTCGAGAAGAACGGCTTCACCCTCGCCGGCCGCTGGAGGAAGCACCAGTACGTCCCGGGAGAAGGCTTCGTTGATGTGCTGATGTACGAGCGGTTCAGGGAACAGGGTTCAATAGATGAAAGTCCAACGAACAGTAAAACCTAG
- a CDS encoding transcriptional regulator, with translation MDRERLIRTVEAILRGTGYKTARMEFKGSCFDIVASRLFLLLFIKVATNIDAVTGEQAEDLKRLARFFKASPLIVGLKTKNAELEEGVVYERFGIYALRPETLYDVLVENEMPAIFAERGGFYVRINGGLLRKLREKYGYSINELAQLLGVSRKSLTNYERGEQAVSLEVAIRLEELFDEPLAEPIDVLHSTVEANLDVTPETPLEREIFDRLKELGLGVVKVKKAPFNAVSREDEFRILTGIDERKTRSTVKRAEMVAEVGRIINSDGVFILEKTRTEVVGEVPLIPKESLDEVRDADELIDLIEELKKEIKKQLFG, from the coding sequence ATGGACAGGGAAAGGCTCATACGGACGGTTGAGGCGATACTCAGGGGCACGGGGTACAAAACGGCGCGTATGGAGTTTAAGGGCTCGTGCTTTGACATAGTGGCGAGCAGGTTATTCCTCCTGCTCTTCATAAAGGTGGCCACCAACATAGATGCCGTCACCGGGGAGCAGGCGGAGGATTTAAAGAGGCTGGCCCGCTTCTTCAAGGCTTCGCCCCTGATCGTCGGCCTAAAGACGAAAAACGCCGAGCTTGAGGAGGGTGTCGTTTACGAGAGGTTTGGAATATACGCCCTCAGACCCGAGACCCTCTACGATGTTCTTGTCGAGAACGAGATGCCGGCCATATTCGCCGAGCGCGGCGGCTTTTATGTGAGGATAAACGGCGGCCTATTGAGGAAGCTGAGGGAGAAGTACGGGTACTCAATAAACGAGCTGGCGCAGCTCCTCGGCGTCTCCAGAAAGAGCCTCACCAACTACGAGCGCGGTGAGCAGGCGGTCTCGCTTGAGGTCGCCATCCGCCTTGAGGAGCTCTTTGACGAGCCCCTTGCGGAGCCCATCGACGTTCTCCACTCAACAGTTGAGGCCAACCTCGACGTTACCCCGGAGACACCGCTTGAGAGGGAGATATTCGACCGCCTCAAGGAGCTGGGCCTCGGCGTTGTCAAGGTCAAGAAGGCCCCATTCAACGCCGTCTCGAGGGAGGACGAGTTCAGGATCCTGACTGGCATAGACGAGCGCAAGACCCGCTCCACAGTCAAGCGCGCCGAGATGGTGGCGGAGGTTGGCAGGATAATAAACAGCGACGGTGTTTTCATACTCGAGAAGACCCGGACCGAGGTCGTTGGGGAGGTTCCCCTTATTCCGAAGGAAAGCCTCGACGAGGTGAGGGACGCCGACGAGCTCATAGACCTCATAGAGGAGCTGAAGAAGGAAATAAAGAAGCAGCTCTTCGGCTGA
- a CDS encoding HD domain-containing protein — MNGKIIHDGIHGSMKLTGLILDLVKTPEFQRLRNIRQLGLAYLVYPGANHSRFEHSLGAWSIARRLAAEVSLSEDESMLLQVGALLHDIGHGPFSHTFESIYKHYVKEHDHMRLGQDIVLGKVNITESENGGRIPEIIEDYGYDFEPADVANLILGKHEKRYLGQMLHGDVDVDQLDYLVRDAHYTGVAHGIIDLERLMKVLRIHEGELVVDEKGIEAVEGMMVARSLMYSRVYFHHTVKIAEGMLTRALEFALEEGHLWDFWRMTDCRVLVELEDLEGFPAEMVRRVKYRELYKAAVLANADELSTEEKRELLTAYRNVKRRQEIERALADAVGAREGEVILEFSIADLMLSEPRLKATEINVLLDDGSIQPLTRVTPLANALKRRQTPRWAVLIASPGEYVPKLRETWRKVLFS, encoded by the coding sequence ATGAATGGAAAAATTATTCACGACGGTATCCATGGCAGCATGAAGCTCACGGGACTCATCCTTGACCTCGTTAAAACCCCCGAGTTCCAGCGCCTTAGGAATATAAGACAGCTCGGCCTCGCGTACCTCGTTTACCCAGGTGCCAACCACAGCAGGTTCGAGCACTCCCTCGGCGCGTGGAGCATAGCCCGAAGACTCGCCGCGGAAGTTAGCCTAAGCGAGGATGAAAGCATGCTCCTCCAGGTCGGGGCCCTGCTTCACGACATCGGGCACGGGCCCTTCAGCCACACATTTGAGAGCATATACAAGCACTACGTTAAAGAGCACGACCACATGCGACTCGGACAGGATATAGTTCTCGGCAAGGTTAACATAACCGAGAGCGAGAACGGCGGCCGGATTCCCGAGATAATCGAGGATTACGGCTACGACTTCGAACCTGCGGACGTGGCTAACCTCATCCTCGGCAAACACGAAAAGCGCTATCTCGGCCAGATGCTGCACGGAGATGTTGACGTTGATCAGCTCGACTACCTTGTCAGGGACGCGCACTACACCGGCGTCGCCCACGGCATAATCGACCTGGAGAGGCTCATGAAGGTTCTCCGGATCCACGAGGGCGAGCTCGTTGTCGATGAGAAGGGCATCGAGGCTGTTGAGGGCATGATGGTCGCCCGCTCCCTCATGTACTCCCGCGTTTACTTCCACCACACCGTGAAGATAGCTGAAGGTATGCTCACCAGAGCTCTGGAGTTCGCCCTGGAGGAGGGCCACCTCTGGGACTTCTGGAGGATGACCGACTGCCGCGTTCTTGTGGAGCTGGAGGATCTCGAGGGCTTCCCCGCGGAGATGGTGCGGCGCGTGAAGTACAGGGAGCTTTACAAGGCCGCGGTTCTGGCAAACGCCGACGAACTGAGTACCGAGGAAAAGAGGGAGCTGCTGACAGCGTACAGGAACGTCAAAAGGAGGCAGGAGATAGAAAGGGCACTCGCCGATGCGGTTGGCGCGAGGGAGGGCGAGGTCATCCTGGAGTTCAGCATAGCTGACCTCATGCTCAGTGAACCGAGGCTTAAGGCAACGGAGATAAACGTCCTCCTGGACGACGGAAGCATCCAGCCACTGACCCGGGTTACGCCCCTGGCCAACGCCCTGAAGAGGCGCCAGACGCCGCGCTGGGCCGTCCTCATAGCATCACCGGGGGAGTACGTGCCCAAACTGCGGGAGACCTGGAGAAAGGTGCTGTTCAGCTGA
- a CDS encoding phenylacetate--CoA ligase family protein, with amino-acid sequence MGLIVGRVDRSGVEDLRYTLEKALETTKFWKEKFLGVNAEEITPEDLAELTDRVTIEPHDLYRTSEIWPDYIQDPKIFYTVMRTSGTTGRPKRVPYTRDDRMRSGRQLEPWIREYMDRGDRIASFFPPLPSSSGMFAFGGFEAINAKTAYYQVPIQYLLDREMLLRELQDIKPTSLFCLTATAYNLGLTLPESIKKDIQTIVVGGETLTPELARATLELFENAVIIDNFGSTEDAVTGYRVITKKKATKFSFGESIVVLKDNGDSYDDYKRIYITKVMRDGELTGLPLFNYDIGDLARIENGEVRNIIRIKDVVTLAGAKLHIDQVMEIVYDHPDLLDFVIIYHPLSPENPKPKATIRIAYGEKKPAGIEDEVRELLYEANNPVRYEVEESRQAELEIVAVPLEKLRADLPRRLGKTKRIYIVGKDL; translated from the coding sequence ATGGGATTAATAGTTGGCAGGGTTGACAGGAGTGGGGTAGAGGACCTCAGGTACACCCTGGAGAAGGCCCTGGAAACGACGAAATTTTGGAAAGAAAAGTTCTTGGGGGTGAACGCGGAGGAAATAACGCCCGAAGACCTGGCGGAATTGACGGACCGGGTGACCATCGAACCCCACGACCTTTACCGAACCTCCGAGATATGGCCCGACTACATTCAGGATCCCAAGATTTTCTACACCGTGATGAGAACCAGCGGAACCACTGGCCGTCCCAAGAGGGTGCCCTACACCCGGGACGACCGTATGAGGAGCGGGCGCCAGCTCGAGCCGTGGATAAGGGAGTACATGGATAGGGGCGACAGAATCGCGTCGTTCTTCCCTCCGCTCCCCTCGTCATCCGGCATGTTTGCTTTTGGCGGGTTCGAGGCCATCAATGCAAAAACCGCCTACTACCAGGTGCCCATCCAGTACCTCCTGGACAGGGAGATGCTCCTGCGCGAGCTTCAGGACATAAAGCCAACCTCCCTCTTCTGCCTCACAGCGACGGCATACAACCTTGGCCTTACCCTGCCCGAGTCCATAAAGAAGGACATACAGACCATAGTCGTTGGCGGCGAAACCCTGACCCCCGAGCTCGCAAGGGCAACTCTGGAACTGTTTGAGAACGCGGTGATAATAGACAACTTCGGTTCAACGGAGGATGCGGTAACCGGCTACCGCGTCATCACAAAGAAGAAGGCCACGAAGTTCAGCTTCGGGGAATCCATAGTGGTCCTCAAGGACAACGGGGACAGCTACGATGACTACAAGCGCATCTACATAACCAAGGTGATGCGGGACGGTGAACTCACCGGACTGCCGCTCTTCAACTATGACATCGGCGACCTGGCGAGGATAGAGAACGGCGAGGTCAGGAACATCATCCGTATCAAGGACGTCGTGACCCTCGCTGGAGCGAAGCTCCACATCGATCAGGTGATGGAAATAGTGTACGACCATCCGGACCTCCTCGACTTCGTGATAATCTACCACCCGCTCTCACCGGAGAACCCGAAACCAAAGGCCACGATACGCATCGCATATGGGGAGAAGAAGCCCGCGGGGATAGAGGACGAAGTCAGAGAACTGCTCTACGAGGCCAACAATCCCGTTCGGTACGAGGTGGAAGAGTCCCGGCAGGCGGAACTGGAGATAGTGGCGGTTCCGCTGGAGAAGCTCAGGGCGGACCTCCCGAGGAGGCTCGGAAAAACCAAGAGAATATACATAGTTGGAAAAGACCTCTGA